From the Lathyrus oleraceus cultivar Zhongwan6 chromosome 4, CAAS_Psat_ZW6_1.0, whole genome shotgun sequence genome, one window contains:
- the LOC127075299 gene encoding probable BOI-related E3 ubiquitin-protein ligase 2 codes for MNTNSTDTNLINIYNYSENLIPMLTPSYNTLFLGDNRRQKIADMLSNSNSNVVSYPRDWTNNYHFAHHQNTDIDNLISQQMEKVRMVLEEKRKRETMMIVEAIEIEMMQKMKAKEQEIEKVKRMNTILEERVKTLIMENQIWQELAQNNEATANALRNNLEQILREMKNDTVAEEEDAESCCENEWRTVVLCAQDKEDGECGSSCCCEKKRWCKNCGERESCVLILPCRHLCLCTMCGVTLHTCPICQSFKTTTLNVNLC; via the exons ATGAACACAAACTCCACCGACACAAATTTAATCAACATTTACAACTACTCGGAGAATCTTATCCCGATGCTCACTCCGTCGTACAACACTCTCTTCTTAGGAGATAACCGCCGTCAAAAAATTGCCGACATGCTATCAAACAGCAACAGCAACGTTGTTTCGTACCCAAGAGACTGGACAAATAACTATCATTTCGCTCACCACCAAAACACCGACATCGACAATCTTATTTCTCAACAG ATGGAAAAGGTTAGAATGGTACTggaagaaaagagaaagagagaaacaATGATGATAGTTGAAGCAATAGAGATTGAAATGATGCAGAAAATGAAAGCCAAAGAACAAGAGATTGAAAAAGTCAAAAGAATGAACACGATCCTTGAAGAAAGAGTTAAAACACTTATAATGGAGAATCAAATATGGCAAGAGCTAGCCCAAAACAACGAAGCCACAGCTAATGCTCTCCGGAACAATCTGGAACAAATACTTAGAGAGATGAAGAACGATACTGTAGCGGAGGAAGAGGATGCAGAGTCGTGTTGCGAAAATGAGTGGCGCACGGTAGTGTTGTGTGCGCAGGATAAGGAAGATGGAGAATGTGGTAGTAGTTGTTGTTGTGAAAAGAAGAGATGGTGTAAGAATTGTGGAGAAAGAGAATCGTGCGTGCTGATCTTGCCTTGCAGACATCTCTGTCTGTGTACTATGTGTGGGGTTACGCTCCATACTTGTCCTATCTGTCAATCTTTCAAAACCACTACTCTTAATGTTAATTTGTGTTAA